One Amaranthus tricolor cultivar Red isolate AtriRed21 chromosome 1, ASM2621246v1, whole genome shotgun sequence DNA window includes the following coding sequences:
- the LOC130809221 gene encoding uncharacterized protein LOC130809221, translated as METIRAAWHTNLPGSPTQLDRKLRLIKEEDVHLHPGDKHLTDVECSKIEAYRRLKREREAGLRQKAKLKWLTLGDDNTRYFHHSLQHRRKCSTINVLNFQDRTTGDPREIQVAFEEYYLALLGGKMKERARTKDAMWSIPEDKASGLNGLNSGFYKAAWDIVGADVVRAI; from the exons ATGGAAACCATCCGAGCAGCATGGCACACTAACTTGCCAGGGAGCCCAACCCAACTTGATCGAAAACTCAGATTGATTAAAGAG GAAGACGTCCACCTACACCCTGGGGACAAGCACCTCACCGATGTCGAATGCTCGAAAATAGAGGCTTACAGGAGGTTAAAGAGAGAACGGGAAGCGGGCCTCAGACAGAAAGCTAAATTGAAGTGGCTCACTTTGGGTGATGACAACACCAGATACTTCCACCACTCCCTTCAGCACCGCAGGAAGTGCAGTACTATAAATGTTCTTAACTTTCAAGATCGTACCACAGGCGATCCAAGGGAAATTCAGGTAGCCTTCGAGGAGTACTACTTAGCTCTCCTTGGAGGTAAAATGAAGGAGAGAGCGAGAACTAAAGATGCCATGTGGAGCATTCCTGAAGACAAAGCATCAGGTTTGAATGGTCTCAACAGTGGTTTTTATAAGGCTGCATGGGATATTGTTGGTGCAGATGTTGTTAGAgcaatttaa
- the LOC130809229 gene encoding uncharacterized protein LOC130809229, with translation MTARIRVWYAKSLSYAARLQLVNSILMSITNYWCQAVILPKKVIRQMNAICRSFLWSGSTESRTLGISARKKCALKIRDLESRNVATVGKVAWHISILHESLWVKWIHEVYTKDKMTARIRVWYAKNLSYAARLQLVNSILMSITNYWCQAVILPKKVIRQMNAICRSFLWSGSTESRTLGISARKKCALKIRDLESRNVATVGKVAWHISILHESLWVKWIHEMNTLAYSITKVYNDIRGGGNRVRWNHFVWSMLTIPRSRFIAWLAFNNRLKIKHRLKRTRTIDYDTCPICELESETVNHIFFQCRFSQECVAYLKERYETNNKIETLEDTLKRNQMGRHKRKQFEAILCNLIYAIWSARNEAAWSHKVPMVKLVVDNVIDISEIKFKIRLQLLSLELHDRCCFGPDHYILG, from the exons ATGACAGCCCGGATCAGAGTCTGGTATGCAAAAAGCCTTTCCTATGCTGCTCGTCTCCAGCTTGTGAACTCTATACTGATGAGTATAACTAACTACTGGTGTCAAGCCGTTATCCTTCCCAAAAAGGTCATCCGACAGATGAATGCAATCTGCAGATCCTTCCTATGGTCTGGTTCCACAGAGTCAAGAACCCTGGGAATATCAGCTAGGAAAAAGTGTGCGCTCAAAATTCGTGATCTGGAGTCCCGGAATGTAGCTACTGTGGGTAAAGTCGCTTGGCACATCAGCATCCTCCATGAGTCCCTCTGGGTAAAATGGATCCACGAAGTATACACGAAAG ACAAGATGACAGCCCGGATCAGAGTCTGGTATGCAAAAAACCTTTCCTATGCTGCTCGTCTCCAGCTTGTGAACTCTATACTGATGAGTATAACTAACTACTGGTGTCAAGCCGTTATCCTTCCCAAAAAGGTCATCCGACAGATGAATGCAATCTGCAGATCCTTCCTATGGTCTGGTTCCACAGAGTCAAGAACCCTGGGAATATCAGCTAGGAAAAAGTGTGCGCTCAAAATTCGTGATCTGGAGTCCCGGAATGTAGCTACTGTGGGTAAAGTCGCTTGGCACATCAGCATCCTCCATGAGTCCCTCTGGGTAAAATGGATCCACGAA ATGAACACACTTGCATACTCTATCACAAAAGTCTACAATGACATTAGAGGAGGAGGTAATAGAGTCAGATGGAACCATTTTGTTTGGAGTATGTTAACCATACCTAGAAGCAGATTCATAGCCTGGTTAGCTTTCAATAACCGACTGAAAATAAAACATCGCCTAAAGCGTACTAGAACTATCGATTATGACACATGCCCGATCTGCGAATTAGAGAGTGAAACAGTGAACCATATCTTCTTCCAATGCCGCTTTAGCCAGGAATGTGTAGCTTATCTAAAGGAGCGTTATGAGACCAACAACAAAATAGAGACTTTGGAGGATACACTCAAGAGGAACCAAATGGGGCGCCACAAAAGAAAACAGTTTGAGGCCATTCTTTGCAACCTCATCTATGCAATATGGAGCGCAAGAAATGAAGCCGCGTGGAGCCATAAAGTACCAATGGTGAAACTGGTGGTGGACAACGTGATAGACATCTCGGAGATCAAATTCAA GATTCGTCTTCAGCTTTTAAGTCTGGAGCTCCATGATAGATGTTGTTTTGGGCCTGACCACTATATCTTAGGTTAA